A stretch of Pirellulales bacterium DNA encodes these proteins:
- a CDS encoding sigma-54-dependent Fis family transcriptional regulator, with amino-acid sequence MTRPASARSLGRVLVVDDHAPARESVSDVLRCAGYEVRGLASAVEALPELTAGDFDVVVTDLQMPGMDGLEFIREINRRRLGVQAIMVTAHASIESAVEAMRHGAFDYLEKPFNALQLEDLVGRALNRKRLLGGAEPEGPSGDDALGMVGGSAAMRELRTRILQVAPTDETVLVCGESGAGKELVARAIHAASRRAAGPLVSLNCPALSPQLAESELFGHRRGAFTGADADRVGRFEAAKGGTLLLDEITEIDLPLQAKLLRVLQERSFERVGSSETIAADVRVVACTNRDLPTEVAAGRFREDLYYRLAVVPLRLPPLRERGDDVQLLADHFLLRASRRLKREGFVLADDARELLSAYHWPGNVRELENIVTRACVLNAGEPIVAAEIRPWLQQPDAVRETRPAASTQLDPADAAASLPVGARLDEVERALIVATLEHFDGHRAKAAEALGIGVRTLSGKLRLYGYAPRQRDFAAAPTNAIGNFCR; translated from the coding sequence ATGACGCGCCCCGCTTCCGCCCGTTCGCTCGGCCGCGTGCTGGTGGTCGACGACCACGCCCCGGCCCGCGAGTCGGTGAGCGATGTGCTGCGCTGCGCGGGGTACGAGGTGCGGGGCCTGGCCAGCGCGGTCGAAGCCCTGCCGGAACTGACCGCGGGCGATTTCGACGTCGTCGTCACCGATCTGCAAATGCCGGGAATGGACGGCCTGGAGTTCATCCGCGAGATCAACCGCCGGCGCCTCGGCGTGCAGGCGATCATGGTTACCGCCCACGCGTCGATCGAATCGGCTGTCGAGGCGATGCGCCACGGGGCGTTCGACTATTTGGAAAAACCGTTCAACGCACTGCAACTGGAAGACCTCGTCGGCCGGGCCCTCAATCGCAAGCGGCTTCTCGGCGGCGCAGAGCCCGAGGGACCAAGCGGCGACGACGCCCTGGGGATGGTCGGCGGCAGCGCCGCGATGCGCGAACTGCGAACCCGCATCCTGCAAGTCGCCCCGACCGACGAGACGGTGCTCGTCTGCGGCGAAAGCGGAGCCGGCAAGGAATTGGTCGCCCGCGCGATCCACGCGGCCAGTCGCCGCGCGGCCGGGCCGCTGGTGAGTCTTAACTGTCCGGCCCTGTCGCCCCAGTTGGCCGAGAGCGAGCTGTTCGGCCACCGCCGCGGCGCGTTCACCGGCGCCGACGCCGACCGCGTCGGTCGGTTCGAAGCGGCCAAGGGAGGAACGCTCCTGCTCGACGAAATCACCGAGATCGATCTGCCGCTCCAGGCCAAGCTGTTGCGCGTTCTGCAGGAGCGCTCGTTCGAGCGGGTCGGCTCCAGCGAGACGATCGCCGCCGACGTGCGGGTCGTCGCCTGCACGAACCGCGATCTTCCGACCGAGGTCGCCGCGGGACGGTTTCGCGAGGACCTGTACTATCGGCTGGCGGTCGTGCCGCTGCGGCTCCCCCCGCTGCGGGAGCGCGGAGACGACGTGCAGTTGCTTGCCGATCACTTCCTGCTGCGCGCATCGCGACGGCTCAAGCGGGAGGGATTCGTCCTGGCCGACGACGCCCGCGAACTGCTCTCGGCCTACCACTGGCCCGGCAACGTCCGAGAGCTGGAAAACATCGTCACCCGGGCGTGCGTGCTGAACGCCGGCGAGCCGATCGTCGCCGCGGAGATTCGCCCCTGGCTGCAGCAGCCCGACGCGGTCCGCGAAACTCGTCCCGCCGCGTCCACGCAGCTCGATCCGGCCGACGCTGCGGCGAGCCTGCCAGTCGGCGCCCGATTGGACGAGGTCGAGCGGGCGCTGATCGTCGCCACGCTGGAACATTTCGACGGCCACCGGGCCAAGGCGGCCGAGGCGCTGGGGATCGGCGTGCGGACCCTCAGCGGCAAGCTGCGATTGTACGGCTACGCCCCTCGGCAGCGCGACTTCGCCGCGGCGCCGACGAACGCGATCGGCAATTTTTGCCGCTAG